The proteins below are encoded in one region of Homo sapiens chromosome 2, GRCh38.p14 Primary Assembly:
- the CASP10 gene encoding caspase-10 isoform X2 — protein MLRHSWKPYRSPGKISMQVVMRAAVYRMNRNHRGLCVIVNNHSFTSLKDRQGTHKDAEILSHVFQWLGFTVHIHNNVTKVEMEMVLQKQKCNPAHADGDCFVFCILTHGRFGAVYSSDEALIPIREIMSHFTALQCPRLAEKPKLFFIQACQGEEIQPSVSIEADALNPEQAPTSLQDSIPAEADFLLGLATVPGYVSFRHVEEGSWYIQSLCNHLKKLVPRHEDILSILTAVNDDVSRRVDKQGTKKQMPQPAFTLRKKLVFPVPLDALSL, from the exons AGGGCAGCTGTGTACAGGATGAATCGGAACCACAGAGGCCTCTGTGTCATTGTCAACAACCACAGCTTTACCTCCCTGAAGGACAGACAAGGAACCCATAAAGATGCTG agaTCCTGAGTCATGTGTTCCAGTGGCTTGGGTTCACAGTGCATATACACAATAATGTGACGAAAGTGGAAATGGAGATGGTCCTGCAGAAGCAGAAGTGCAATCCAGCCCATGCCGACGGGGACTGCTTCGTGTTCTGTATTCTGACCCATGGGAGATTTGGAGCTGTCTACTCTTCGGATGAGGCCCTCATTCCCATTCGGGAGATCATGTCTCACTTCACAGCCCTGCAGTGCCCTAGACTGGCTGAAAAACCTAAACTCTTTTTCATCCAGGCCTGCCAAGGTGAAGAGATACAGCCTTCCGTATCCATCGAAGCAGATGCTCTGAACCCTGAGCAGGCACCCACTTCCCTGCAGGACAGTATTCCTGCCGAGGCTGACTTCCTACTTGGTCTGGCCACTGTCCCAGGCTATGTATCCTTTCGGCATGTGGAGGAAGGCAGCTGGTATATTCAGTCTCTGTGTAATCATCTGAAGAAATTGGTCCCAAG ACATGAAGACATCTTATCCATCCTCACTGCTGTCAACGATGATGTGAGTCGAAGAGTGGACAAACAGGGAACAAAGAAACAGATGCCCCAGCCTGCTTTCACACTAAGGAAAAAACTAGTATTCCCTGTGCCCCTGGATGCACTTTCATTATAG